A single window of Undibacterium sp. 5I1 DNA harbors:
- a CDS encoding AEC family transporter, with the protein MELFERIIAIILPVFIIIALGYLYARFRNTADKGAGVKDDMVAINRVSMDVLCPLLVFCALAAKEFDVAHNAWLILAGVLIALGSGLLAWPVARLLGYDVRGFVPPMMYNNCGNMGLPLAALAFGANGLSAAVALFMACNLVYFTVGIKIIQRGHPGHQGSPLKFLRSPMMLSMMLGMIFALLHVHLPAYLFIALKMTGDAGIPIMLFALGVRMLDINFASWRIGLVGAITCPVAGLLLALLLDPVLPLSTAQRGQMYLFAALPPAVFCFMVAEQYQQEPDKVASIVLLGNLAALLFVPAGLWLGLR; encoded by the coding sequence ATGGAATTATTTGAACGCATCATCGCTATCATCTTGCCGGTGTTCATCATCATCGCTCTAGGCTATCTATATGCGCGCTTTAGAAATACTGCCGATAAAGGGGCTGGCGTCAAAGACGATATGGTGGCGATCAACCGCGTCAGTATGGATGTGCTCTGTCCGTTGCTGGTGTTTTGCGCTTTGGCCGCAAAAGAATTTGATGTCGCTCACAACGCCTGGCTGATCCTGGCCGGCGTGCTGATTGCGCTCGGCTCTGGCTTGCTGGCGTGGCCAGTGGCACGCTTGCTGGGCTACGATGTACGCGGCTTTGTGCCGCCTATGATGTACAACAATTGCGGCAACATGGGCTTGCCTCTGGCGGCACTGGCGTTTGGTGCAAATGGACTGTCGGCAGCGGTTGCTCTGTTTATGGCGTGTAACCTGGTGTACTTCACGGTTGGCATTAAAATTATTCAGCGCGGCCACCCCGGTCATCAAGGTTCACCGCTCAAATTTTTACGCAGTCCGATGATGTTATCGATGATGCTGGGGATGATTTTCGCGCTGCTGCATGTGCACCTGCCAGCGTATTTATTCATCGCACTTAAAATGACGGGCGACGCCGGTATCCCCATCATGTTATTTGCGTTGGGTGTGCGTATGCTGGACATTAATTTCGCCAGTTGGCGCATCGGTCTGGTCGGTGCCATCACCTGTCCGGTGGCGGGATTGCTGCTCGCACTGTTGCTAGATCCAGTCTTGCCGCTAAGCACGGCACAACGCGGCCAAATGTACTTATTCGCCGCCCTGCCACCCGCCGTTTTTTGTTTTATGGTGGCAGAACAATATCAGCAAGAACCAGACAAAGTCGCTTCGATTGTGTTACTGGGAAACCTGGCGGCGCTCTTGTTTGTGCCGGCAGGTTTGTGGCTGGGGTTGCGGTAA
- the purH gene encoding bifunctional phosphoribosylaminoimidazolecarboxamide formyltransferase/IMP cyclohydrolase, which translates to MIKQALISVSDKTGILEFARALSGMGVKLLSTGGTAKLLADNGLPVTEVADYTGFPEMLDGRVKTLHPKVHGGILARRDFPEHVAALEKHGIPTIDMVVVNLYPFQQTVAKGECSLEDAIENIDIGGPTMLRSSAKNHKDVVVIVDPSDYQVVLDEMTANQNVVSYDTKFTLAKKVFAHTAQYDGAITNYLTSLGEDKVHATRSSYPQTLNLHFEKVQEMRYGENPHQSAAFYRDLISLDGSLANYTQLQGKELSYNNIADADAAWECVKSFAESACVIVKHANPCGVALGATPFEAYSKALQTDPTSAFGGIIAFNRELDGKAAEIVAKQFVEVLIAPSFTAEAKQIFAAKQNVRLLEISLGKGINTYDLKRVGGGLLVQAPDSKNVGAEELRVVSKLQPTPQQMADMMFAWRVAKFVKSNAIVFCGNGMTLGVGAGQMSRIDSARIASIKAQNAGLTLTGSAVASDAFFPFRDGLDVVVDAGATCVIHPGGSMRDQEVIDAADERGVVMIYTGIRHFRH; encoded by the coding sequence ATGATCAAACAAGCTCTCATCTCCGTCTCCGACAAGACCGGCATTCTTGAGTTCGCACGTGCGCTGTCCGGCATGGGTGTCAAGTTATTGTCCACGGGTGGTACGGCAAAACTACTGGCCGACAACGGTTTGCCAGTGACCGAGGTTGCTGACTACACCGGTTTCCCTGAAATGCTGGATGGTCGTGTAAAGACTTTGCATCCGAAAGTCCATGGCGGAATTCTGGCGCGGCGTGATTTTCCTGAGCATGTAGCTGCATTAGAAAAGCATGGTATTCCGACCATCGATATGGTGGTCGTCAATCTGTACCCGTTCCAGCAAACCGTTGCTAAAGGCGAATGTTCTTTGGAAGACGCGATTGAGAATATCGATATCGGTGGTCCAACGATGTTGCGCTCGTCCGCCAAGAATCATAAAGATGTTGTGGTGATCGTTGACCCTAGCGACTATCAGGTCGTGCTGGATGAAATGACAGCAAATCAAAACGTCGTCAGCTACGATACTAAATTCACGTTAGCGAAAAAGGTATTTGCGCATACCGCGCAATACGATGGTGCGATCACCAATTATCTGACTAGTCTCGGCGAAGATAAAGTGCATGCGACTCGCAGCAGCTATCCACAAACGCTGAACCTGCATTTTGAAAAAGTACAGGAAATGCGTTACGGCGAAAACCCGCATCAGTCCGCTGCGTTCTACCGCGATCTGATTAGCCTGGATGGGTCACTGGCGAATTACACGCAATTGCAAGGTAAAGAACTGTCGTACAACAACATCGCTGATGCCGATGCTGCTTGGGAATGCGTCAAATCCTTCGCGGAATCCGCTTGCGTGATCGTCAAACATGCAAACCCGTGCGGCGTTGCCTTAGGTGCGACTCCATTTGAAGCCTATAGCAAAGCTCTGCAAACGGACCCGACTTCCGCGTTCGGCGGCATTATCGCCTTCAACCGTGAACTTGACGGCAAAGCTGCTGAGATCGTTGCAAAACAATTTGTTGAAGTGCTGATCGCACCGTCATTTACTGCCGAAGCCAAACAAATTTTTGCAGCAAAACAAAATGTGCGTTTGCTAGAAATTTCTTTGGGCAAGGGCATCAATACCTACGACCTTAAACGTGTTGGCGGCGGCCTGCTGGTACAGGCACCAGATTCTAAAAATGTAGGCGCTGAAGAATTACGGGTAGTCTCAAAACTGCAACCAACGCCACAACAAATGGCAGATATGATGTTTGCATGGCGCGTTGCCAAATTTGTGAAATCAAATGCGATCGTCTTCTGTGGCAATGGCATGACACTCGGCGTTGGTGCTGGCCAGATGAGCCGTATTGATTCTGCCCGCATAGCATCGATCAAAGCACAAAATGCTGGCTTGACGCTGACCGGTTCAGCAGTAGCATCCGACGCATTTTTCCCGTTCCGCGATGGCCTTGATGTAGTGGTCGATGCGGGTGCCACCTGCGTGATTCATCCAGGCGGCTCTATGCGTGATCAGGAGGTCATTGATGCGGCGGACGAACGCGGTGTTGTCATGATTTACACTGGCATACGTCATTTCCGTCATTAA
- the ruvA gene encoding Holliday junction branch migration protein RuvA → MIGRIAGILLEKNPPQLLVDCQGVGYDVDVPMSTFYNLPALGEKVVLLTHLAIREDAHVLFGFGSAEERSTFRQLIKISGVGARTALSILSGMSVSDLAQAITLQEASRLTRVPGIGKKTAERLLLELKGKLGADIGASAGGIAMHDHQSDILNALLALGYSDKEALLALKTLPAGTGVSDGIKLALKSLSKS, encoded by the coding sequence ATGATAGGTCGTATCGCAGGTATTCTGCTCGAAAAAAATCCCCCTCAGTTATTGGTTGACTGCCAAGGCGTCGGTTATGACGTTGACGTCCCGATGAGTACATTTTATAACTTGCCTGCGCTAGGCGAGAAAGTCGTCTTGCTGACACACCTTGCCATTCGTGAAGATGCGCATGTTTTGTTTGGCTTTGGCAGCGCAGAAGAACGCAGCACGTTTCGCCAGTTAATCAAAATCAGTGGTGTTGGCGCACGCACGGCGCTGTCCATTTTGTCTGGCATGTCAGTCAGCGATCTGGCGCAAGCGATTACTTTACAAGAGGCAAGTCGGCTAACTCGCGTCCCGGGCATAGGCAAAAAAACTGCCGAGCGTTTATTACTGGAACTCAAAGGTAAATTGGGCGCAGATATTGGTGCCAGTGCTGGCGGCATTGCCATGCACGACCATCAGTCTGACATACTCAATGCCTTGTTAGCGCTGGGTTACTCCGACAAAGAAGCCTTGCTGGCGCTGAAGACTTTGCCGGCTGGCACTGGCGTTTCTGACGGTATCAAGCTGGCCCTGAAATCTCTGTCGAAAAGCTAA
- the dusB gene encoding tRNA dihydrouridine synthase DusB, with amino-acid sequence MQIGSHQLRNNLFVAPMAGVTDRPFRQLCKELGAGYAVSEMAASNPKLWDTEKSSRRTNHEGEMEPKAVQIAGADPTMLAECAKHNVDRGAQIIDINMGCPVKKVCNAWCGSALLQNEKLVATILEAVVNAVDVPVTLKFRTGWDRANKNALNIARIAESAGIAMLTLHGRTRADGYKGDAEYETIAAVKAAVNIPVVANGDITTPEKAKYVLQVTGADAIMIGRAAQGRPWIFREIEHFLKTGTYLPAPMVSEVSRLMDAHLRAHYAFYGEFMGVRTARKHIGWYVQDLVGGEDFRQEMNLLTSCEDQLDAVKMFFDRQTSERLQYRPSEEKLAA; translated from the coding sequence ATGCAAATCGGATCCCATCAGTTGCGGAATAATCTTTTTGTTGCGCCCATGGCTGGCGTGACGGACAGACCGTTTCGCCAGCTATGTAAAGAGTTGGGTGCTGGTTATGCGGTATCTGAAATGGCGGCGTCGAATCCAAAGTTGTGGGATACCGAGAAGTCTTCGCGCCGCACCAATCACGAAGGTGAGATGGAGCCAAAAGCCGTTCAGATCGCCGGAGCAGATCCGACTATGCTGGCGGAATGTGCCAAGCATAATGTGGACAGAGGTGCGCAGATTATTGATATCAATATGGGCTGCCCGGTCAAAAAAGTCTGTAACGCCTGGTGCGGTTCGGCGCTGCTACAAAATGAAAAACTGGTCGCAACGATTTTAGAAGCGGTTGTCAATGCGGTCGATGTGCCGGTCACGTTGAAGTTTCGTACTGGCTGGGACAGAGCCAACAAAAACGCCTTGAATATCGCACGCATTGCCGAATCCGCAGGGATCGCCATGCTGACGCTGCATGGGCGTACTCGTGCAGACGGCTATAAAGGCGATGCAGAATACGAGACTATCGCCGCCGTCAAAGCAGCAGTCAATATTCCGGTAGTTGCCAACGGCGATATCACGACACCAGAAAAAGCCAAGTATGTTCTACAAGTGACAGGTGCAGACGCGATCATGATAGGTCGCGCGGCACAAGGACGACCGTGGATATTCCGCGAGATCGAACACTTCCTGAAAACCGGCACTTATTTACCAGCCCCGATGGTGTCCGAAGTCAGCCGTTTGATGGATGCACATTTACGCGCTCACTATGCTTTCTACGGTGAATTCATGGGAGTACGAACGGCGCGCAAGCATATAGGTTGGTATGTACAAGATTTAGTTGGTGGCGAAGATTTTCGACAAGAGATGAATTTACTAACCTCATGCGAAGACCAGTTAGATGCAGTAAAAATGTTTTTTGATCGTCAGACCAGCGAGCGGTTACAATACCGCCCCTCCGAAGAAAAGTTGGCAGCGTAG
- a CDS encoding Lrp/AsnC family transcriptional regulator — protein MDKKDIEILQILQKDASIALADLAQAVHLSVTPCWRRVQRLQDDGVIRQQVVLCDPGKLNLGLTVMVALKAAQHNEGWMQRFISGTKDIPEIVEILRMSGDTDYLLKVLVPDMAGYDQVYKKLVKVADLQDVSSSFVMEIIKSTTALPLDYAVLKTLKV, from the coding sequence ATGGATAAAAAAGATATCGAAATATTACAAATTCTTCAAAAAGATGCCTCCATCGCTTTGGCCGATCTGGCGCAGGCGGTGCATTTGTCGGTCACGCCATGCTGGCGGCGCGTGCAACGTTTGCAAGACGATGGCGTGATCCGGCAACAAGTCGTGCTATGCGATCCCGGCAAGCTCAATCTGGGACTGACCGTAATGGTTGCCTTAAAAGCGGCACAGCATAACGAAGGCTGGATGCAGCGCTTTATCAGCGGCACCAAGGACATCCCGGAAATTGTCGAAATTCTGCGTATGAGTGGTGATACCGATTACCTGCTGAAGGTGCTGGTACCGGACATGGCCGGTTACGATCAGGTATATAAAAAATTGGTCAAGGTCGCTGATTTGCAAGATGTCAGCTCTAGCTTTGTAATGGAAATCATCAAAAGCACCACCGCGCTACCGCTGGATTACGCAGTATTGAAAACGCTGAAAGTGTGA
- a CDS encoding enoyl-CoA hydratase/isomerase family protein gives MSDYIQTSVNNHIGYITLDRPKALNSLSLEMVRAITQTLLAWHDDANVHAVFIHSSAEKAFCAGGDIRFFYDVGTATPKGDSALLEDFFTEEYALNHLIHFYPKPYIALMNGVVMGGGMGIAQAGEDCRLRIVTERTKMAMPEVNIGLFPDVGGGYFLSRAPGQIGTYLGLTGDIINAADALYAGLADVFIPTTELPALMALLATTTSGDIRHAIREFAAPFAEQANTTSSRLATHRALIDQHFTSNDAKAIAASLAGDASEFTQQAAAVMQKRSPLLMSVTLEQLRRGSTMSVADCLRMERTMVRHCFKHGEVLEGVRALVVDKDNTPQWSPATLAEVSAEMVSSFFAEVWPAHAHPLRHLA, from the coding sequence ATGAGCGACTATATCCAAACCTCCGTCAACAATCACATCGGCTACATCACACTTGACCGCCCTAAAGCACTCAACTCTTTATCGCTGGAAATGGTACGGGCGATTACGCAGACTTTGCTGGCTTGGCATGATGACGCCAATGTGCATGCGGTGTTTATTCATAGCAGCGCAGAGAAAGCGTTTTGTGCCGGTGGTGACATCCGCTTTTTCTATGATGTCGGCACTGCGACACCCAAAGGCGATAGCGCCTTGCTGGAAGATTTTTTTACCGAAGAATATGCGCTGAATCATCTGATTCATTTTTATCCTAAGCCTTATATCGCCTTGATGAACGGCGTGGTGATGGGTGGCGGTATGGGCATAGCACAGGCAGGGGAAGATTGTCGTTTGAGGATCGTGACAGAGCGCACCAAGATGGCAATGCCGGAAGTGAATATTGGCCTGTTCCCCGACGTTGGTGGTGGTTATTTTCTGTCGCGCGCGCCGGGACAAATCGGGACGTATCTGGGTCTGACCGGAGACATCATCAATGCGGCTGATGCTTTGTATGCAGGCTTGGCTGATGTGTTTATACCGACTACAGAATTACCCGCATTGATGGCGCTGTTGGCGACCACAACTTCTGGCGATATCCGCCACGCCATCCGCGAGTTTGCTGCTCCGTTTGCAGAACAGGCAAATACCACAAGCAGCCGTTTGGCTACTCATCGTGCGCTGATTGATCAGCATTTTACGAGCAATGATGCGAAGGCGATTGCAGCATCGCTAGCGGGTGATGCGAGCGAATTTACGCAACAGGCTGCAGCAGTAATGCAAAAGCGTTCTCCCTTATTGATGAGCGTGACGCTAGAACAGTTACGTCGCGGCAGCACAATGTCAGTGGCCGATTGCTTGCGTATGGAACGCACGATGGTGCGTCATTGCTTTAAACATGGTGAAGTCCTGGAAGGCGTACGAGCACTGGTGGTGGATAAAGACAACACACCGCAATGGTCGCCGGCTACATTAGCCGAAGTGAGTGCAGAAATGGTAAGTAGTTTTTTTGCGGAAGTGTGGCCAGCACATGCGCATCCATTGCGGCATTTAGCCTAG
- a CDS encoding NAD(P)/FAD-dependent oxidoreductase yields the protein MSTIQVKSNTENQAKNQAAGLHKITIVGGGAGGLELAVRLGKKLGRKKKAIITLIDASRTHLWKPLLHQVAAGTLDSHADEREYFALARSNHFEFRLGRMDGLSREKKEIYLSATCDEDGSELLPRQAIAYDSLVIALGSQTNDFGTPGARENSIMLDSLPAAERFHQKLVNCCLRAQTQAQQSGEGRFTVTIIGGGATGVELAAELHMTTKILSSYGLVNFHPEKDLKIVIVDAAPRLLQMLPERLSDAVARELRSIAVEVHTNERVVEVTKEGVSMSSGKFIPSGIVVWAAGIKAPEFLKDLDGLETNRINQLVVHRTLQTTRDTSIFALGDCCACPQGEGLPTVPPRAQSAHQQASLLADSLSRMLQGKSLKEFTYKDYGSLVSLGNYTTVGSLMGALANGSVFIEGTLAKWMYWSLHKNHQVAVNGLFHTWLSTWAETIDRVRNPRIKLH from the coding sequence GTGAGTACTATCCAAGTAAAGAGCAACACAGAAAATCAAGCAAAAAATCAAGCAGCCGGTTTGCATAAAATTACTATCGTCGGCGGCGGTGCCGGTGGTTTAGAGTTGGCGGTCAGGCTTGGTAAAAAATTAGGTAGAAAAAAGAAAGCAATCATCACTTTGATTGATGCTAGCCGCACTCATTTATGGAAGCCTTTATTGCATCAAGTCGCTGCAGGCACTTTGGACAGTCATGCGGACGAGCGCGAGTATTTCGCACTGGCGCGCTCGAATCATTTTGAGTTTCGCTTAGGGCGTATGGATGGTCTGAGCAGAGAGAAGAAAGAAATTTATCTCTCCGCGACCTGTGATGAAGATGGTAGTGAATTGCTGCCGCGTCAGGCGATTGCTTACGATAGTCTGGTGATTGCGTTAGGTAGCCAGACCAATGATTTTGGTACGCCGGGTGCGCGCGAGAATAGCATCATGCTGGACTCGCTTCCCGCGGCAGAACGCTTCCACCAGAAGCTAGTCAATTGCTGCTTACGTGCGCAAACACAAGCGCAGCAATCTGGTGAAGGACGCTTCACAGTGACGATCATCGGTGGCGGCGCTACGGGGGTGGAGCTGGCTGCCGAACTGCACATGACGACTAAAATTTTATCTAGTTATGGACTGGTCAATTTTCATCCGGAAAAAGATTTAAAAATCGTCATCGTGGATGCGGCTCCGCGTTTGTTACAGATGCTGCCAGAGCGCTTATCCGACGCAGTTGCCCGTGAATTACGCAGTATTGCAGTAGAAGTGCATACCAACGAACGTGTGGTAGAAGTCACCAAAGAAGGTGTCAGCATGTCTAGCGGAAAATTTATCCCCAGTGGCATTGTCGTTTGGGCGGCAGGGATTAAGGCGCCAGAATTTTTAAAAGATCTGGACGGTCTGGAAACCAACCGCATCAATCAGTTAGTCGTGCACCGGACTTTGCAAACCACACGTGATACATCGATTTTTGCTCTTGGCGACTGTTGCGCCTGCCCGCAAGGCGAGGGCTTACCGACGGTCCCGCCCCGCGCCCAATCTGCGCATCAGCAAGCAAGTCTGTTGGCAGATTCTCTAAGCCGGATGTTGCAGGGAAAATCGCTAAAAGAGTTCACCTACAAAGATTATGGTTCTCTGGTCTCGTTAGGCAACTACACTACAGTCGGCAGTTTAATGGGCGCACTGGCAAATGGCTCGGTCTTCATTGAAGGTACTCTCGCCAAATGGATGTATTGGTCACTGCACAAAAACCACCAGGTTGCTGTCAATGGCTTGTTTCATACATGGCTATCCACCTGGGCGGAAACAATTGATAGGGTGCGCAATCCCCGGATTAAGTTGCACTAA
- a CDS encoding DUF4197 domain-containing protein, with amino-acid sequence MPFPYRFTAATLLIVSSSAFAASLSDLSNQDASAGLKAALDKGSSLAVAKLGVENGFLNNDKVRIQLPSILEQARPLLKMTGRGQQLDDLVISMNRAAESAVPMAKPLLMDAIKSMSVTDAKNILTGGDTSVTDFFKQKTSTPLATKFLPLVKGVTDKAGLSAKYNSVMGQAEKMGAVPKEQATVEGYVTQRAMDGLFLMIGEEEKAIRQDPIGSGSKIIGKVFGLLK; translated from the coding sequence ATGCCATTCCCATATCGCTTTACTGCCGCCACCTTGTTGATCGTCTCGTCCTCTGCATTTGCGGCGTCGCTAAGCGACCTGAGCAATCAGGACGCTAGTGCTGGTTTAAAAGCCGCGCTCGATAAAGGGTCGTCTTTGGCGGTGGCTAAATTAGGTGTCGAAAACGGCTTCTTAAATAACGACAAAGTAAGAATCCAATTGCCATCCATCTTAGAGCAAGCGCGTCCGCTACTTAAAATGACCGGACGTGGTCAACAACTGGACGATCTGGTGATCTCCATGAACCGCGCTGCCGAATCTGCGGTGCCAATGGCCAAGCCACTGCTGATGGATGCGATTAAATCCATGTCAGTCACCGACGCCAAAAATATTCTCACCGGCGGCGATACCTCGGTAACAGATTTCTTCAAACAAAAAACCTCCACGCCGCTCGCTACTAAGTTTTTACCTCTGGTAAAAGGTGTCACAGACAAAGCTGGCTTATCGGCTAAATACAATAGCGTAATGGGACAAGCAGAAAAAATGGGAGCAGTACCGAAAGAGCAGGCCACGGTAGAAGGCTACGTAACTCAACGTGCGATGGACGGTTTATTTCTGATGATAGGCGAAGAAGAAAAAGCCATACGCCAGGACCCGATTGGCAGTGGCAGCAAGATCATCGGCAAGGTGTTTGGCCTGCTGAAATAA
- a CDS encoding helix-turn-helix domain-containing protein, protein MSKDSIQEAVHKNLEKYFRDLGEQPASNIYDMVVLAVEKPMLEMVMTRAESNQSQAADMLGINRNTLRKKLQQHGLL, encoded by the coding sequence ATGAGCAAAGATAGCATTCAAGAAGCCGTTCACAAAAATTTGGAAAAATACTTCCGTGATCTGGGAGAACAACCTGCCTCCAATATTTACGATATGGTCGTGTTGGCTGTAGAAAAACCAATGTTAGAAATGGTCATGACCCGAGCGGAAAGCAATCAATCACAAGCAGCAGATATGCTGGGCATCAACCGCAATACGTTACGTAAAAAGTTACAGCAACACGGCTTGCTGTAA
- a CDS encoding long-chain fatty acid--CoA ligase, whose product MDKFWLKSYPQGVPEEIDFSQYKSLVQLLEEAFQKYAARNAYVCMDKFLTYGELDTLSQKMGAWLQNKGLAKGARVAIMMPNVLQYPVVMAAVLRAGYTVVNVNPLYTPRELEHQLKDSGAEAIFILENFAHTLAQVIDKTAIKHVVVASMGDMLGGLKGMIVNFVVRNIKKMVPAFSLPNAIRFKQVLAESGRLTFNPVSIGHDDVAFLQYTGGTTGVSKGATLTHRNVIANILQNEAWLAPGMQGQDMTQQKTIVCALPLYHIFALTVCSLLGTRIGALNLLIPNPRDMPGFIKELAKYKVNIFPAVNTLYNGLLNNPEFAKLDFSGYQICSGGGMAVQKAVADKWLKVTGCAISEGYGLSETSPVATGNPVTTKEFSGTIGLPIPSTEIAILDDDGNPVLLGQPGEIAIRGPQVMVGYWNRPDETAKVMTADGFFKSGDVGIMDARGYTTIVDRKKDMILVSGFNVYPNEIEGVVALHPGVLECACVGVPDANSGEAVKLFVVRKDPALTVDQLMAYCKEQFTAYKKPKYIEFRMDLPKTNVGKILRRELRDEKKAA is encoded by the coding sequence ATGGATAAGTTTTGGCTTAAATCGTACCCGCAAGGCGTACCGGAAGAAATCGATTTTTCACAATATAAATCGCTGGTGCAATTGCTGGAAGAAGCTTTCCAAAAATACGCGGCACGTAATGCCTACGTTTGTATGGACAAGTTTCTGACTTACGGCGAGCTAGATACCTTGTCCCAAAAAATGGGTGCATGGTTGCAAAATAAAGGTCTGGCAAAAGGTGCGCGCGTCGCGATCATGATGCCAAATGTACTGCAATATCCTGTTGTTATGGCCGCCGTGTTGCGCGCTGGTTATACCGTCGTCAACGTCAACCCCTTGTACACGCCACGTGAGTTAGAGCATCAGTTAAAAGACTCTGGTGCAGAGGCGATTTTTATTCTGGAAAACTTTGCGCACACCTTGGCACAAGTGATTGATAAAACCGCGATTAAGCATGTGGTCGTTGCCAGTATGGGCGATATGTTGGGTGGCCTTAAAGGCATGATCGTCAATTTTGTCGTGCGCAATATCAAAAAAATGGTACCTGCTTTTTCTTTGCCCAACGCGATTCGCTTTAAGCAAGTTCTCGCAGAGTCGGGGCGCCTGACATTTAATCCTGTCAGCATTGGTCACGATGACGTTGCGTTTTTACAGTACACCGGCGGCACCACTGGTGTATCGAAAGGTGCGACGCTGACACACCGTAATGTCATCGCCAATATTCTGCAAAACGAAGCATGGCTTGCACCTGGTATGCAGGGTCAGGATATGACTCAACAAAAGACCATCGTTTGCGCTTTGCCTCTTTATCATATCTTTGCGTTGACCGTCTGCAGCTTACTTGGCACTCGCATCGGTGCGCTGAATCTGTTGATTCCTAATCCCCGCGATATGCCCGGCTTTATCAAGGAACTGGCCAAGTACAAGGTCAATATTTTCCCGGCGGTTAACACCTTGTACAACGGCTTACTGAATAATCCTGAGTTTGCCAAACTGGATTTCTCTGGTTACCAAATTTGTAGTGGCGGCGGTATGGCAGTACAAAAAGCGGTTGCCGACAAATGGCTTAAAGTCACTGGCTGCGCGATTTCTGAAGGTTATGGTTTGTCTGAGACATCGCCTGTTGCAACCGGCAATCCGGTAACGACCAAAGAATTCTCTGGCACGATAGGCTTGCCTATTCCGTCTACTGAGATCGCTATTTTGGATGACGACGGTAACCCTGTACTTTTGGGACAACCGGGCGAAATCGCGATCCGCGGCCCGCAAGTCATGGTCGGTTATTGGAATCGTCCGGATGAAACAGCCAAGGTCATGACTGCCGATGGCTTCTTCAAATCTGGCGACGTTGGTATTATGGATGCACGTGGTTACACCACGATTGTGGATCGTAAAAAAGACATGATTTTGGTATCCGGTTTTAACGTATATCCAAATGAGATCGAAGGCGTTGTCGCCTTGCACCCGGGCGTATTGGAGTGCGCTTGTGTCGGCGTACCAGATGCCAACTCAGGCGAGGCCGTTAAACTGTTTGTGGTACGCAAAGATCCGGCGCTCACTGTCGATCAGTTAATGGCGTATTGCAAAGAACAGTTCACTGCATACAAAAAACCGAAATACATTGAGTTCCGCATGGATCTGCCAAAAACCAATGTCGGAAAAATTTTGCGCCGTGAATTGCGAGATGAAAAGAAGGCAGCGTAA